The following are from one region of the Magallana gigas chromosome 4, xbMagGiga1.1, whole genome shotgun sequence genome:
- the LOC105320102 gene encoding uncharacterized protein isoform X1 encodes MYVMSSHTIQKKAKMPEDTKLQHIPQPSEAAKLPQLPPLSIDTMTQVELQDFIPQLVSIMMSNKAGLHRKNSRPDWWPLHLPWTGTKSDLLYQQSNWSEPLRDAIKKCYRHMGQEKLLQVNRCDSKQTSLHGKPVDRLDPSPSYYTGPSPHNHNKRPCQYAEIYICYFCEHEFSDRTQMREHQALCQERPPQLQEAMKIPPQPSDSTQGPPQMSPIKLSLSYKTPRGPKDGFIKMFNLVPKQKADKILARHRNSLDVECEELDYSVPDTPISPTTPRTPKSLISQLSREEGPASRKRLSYSQPGDNEDRESVISGCSEDAEEKATQKGKSLLAIDISSLLGQRIQKHVKADSFIQVIGDSESFCKTPVKNSFYEKLRNRTITFPLSYKPRRKHDGKFVHKYGFNSKQKKEIKKRLKSGLSKESRELLRSLPKCSVDVARLTNWELRRYLSKHSYRKLMNIKPTASVSDSEFPKEPLLMSKNVDKLLGLKKRSELNETKLNQLAPVNVVSEDANAEITKHKLTLYRCLLSDLAAVQSNLKKNKTTKAIQQSLTLKLKQTPTDGHISVKKEKIAIPPVKSSTPLIQPSWAPHGNKLKKRQSGNRSVDNISIISISSDEESVNSRCCAACRKKKLGLCSADLSLMHCSSSTTPPLSVSPTSSVSVTPQVSPCSCISSPESEKSLGLNLSPTPDLVQWHVKSRTFQTSKGKPSSKPLLKTAIETPVSASVFQKTRQREMNSQSKQNVSVSQKTPVKKSLSVSKLRTSPRKSSQQQPSEGSGQSQTKEKNRSIEKEVAPQENRLGAKATVSTKTSAEKSTPVTKQTMSQKTSPRKSPMKKLDTGNNLIIKTRSKAGLPLKRSKRIMSSAAQSSPKKPRMDSK; translated from the exons ATGTACGTCATGTCCAGCCACACGATCCAG aaGAAGGCCAAGATGCCAGAGGACACCAAACTACAGCATATCCCACAACCGTCCGAGGCGGCCAAATTACCCCAGTTACCTCCCCTGTCCATCGACACCATGACACAG GTAGAGCTACAGGACTTTATCCCTCAGCTGGTCAGCATCATGATGTCCAATAAGGCCGGCCTCCACAGGAAGAACTCGCGGCCTGACTGGTGGCCACTACACCTTCCCTGGACGGGTACCAAGTCAGACCTACTGTATCAACAG aGTAATTGGTCTGAACCATTGAGAGACGCAATAAAGAAGTGCTACCGCCACATGGGACAAGAAAAGTTGTTACAGGTCAACAGGTGTGACAGCAAACAG ACATCCCTCCACGGTAAACCTGTGGACCGTTTGGACCCCTCCCCCAGCTACTACACTGGACCCTCCCCCCACAACCACA ATAAGAGGCCGTGTCAGTATGCAGAGATCTACATCTGTTACTTCTGTGAGCACGAGTTCTCGGACAGGACTCAAATGAGGGAGCACCAAGCCCTGTGTCAGGAGCGACCTCCCCAACTCCAGGAGGCCATGAAGATACCACCCCAGCCCTCTGACTCCACCCAGGGGCCCCCTCAAATGAGCCCCATCAAACTGTCCCTCAGTTATAAGACCCCCAGGGGCCCCAAAGACGGCTTCATCAAGATGTTTAATCTGGTGCCCAAACAGAAGGCGGACAAGATTCTAGCGCGACACAGGAACAGCCTGGACGTTGAGTGTGAGGAGTTGGATTACTCTGTACCGGACACGCCCATCTCCCCCACAACCCCACGGACACCCAAGTCCCTGATATCGCAGCTCAGTCGAGAGGAAGGCCCTGCCTCCCGAAAGAGGCTCAGTTACTCGCAGCCTGGGGATAACGAGGACCGGGAAAGCGTGATCAGTGGATGCAGTGAAGACGCAGAGGAGAAGGCAACCCAGAAAGGAAAGTCTCTGTTAGCCATCGATATCTCCTCCCTGCTCGGACAGAGGATTCAAAAACACGTCAAAGCAGACTCATTTATTCAGGTGATTGGGGACTCGGAATCATTTTGCAAAACGCCAGTCAAAAACTCTTTCTATGAAAAGCTACGCAACAGAACTATAACCTTCCCACTATCATATAAACCGCGGCGAAAACACGATGGGAAATTTGTGCATAAGTATGGTTTCAACAGCAAACAGAAAAAGGAGATAAAGAAGAGGCTGAAGTCAGGACTCAGCAAAGAGAGTAGAGAGCTTTTGAGAAGTTTACCCAAGTGTTCAGTGGATGTGGCCAGGCTTACAAACTGGGAACTCAGACGATACCTGTCTAAACACTCCTATAGAAAACTTATGAACATAAAACCCACAGCCAGTGTGTCTGATTCAGAATTCCCAAAGGAACCCCTTCTTATGTCTAAAAATGTGGATAAACTTCTTGGTCTGAAGAAAAGGTCTGAGTTGAATGAAACGAAGCTGAATCAGTTGGCTCCAGTGAATGTAGTGTCAGAGGACGCCAATGCAGAGATCACAAAGCATAAGTTGACCCTGTACCGCTGTCTGTTGTCTGATCTAGCTGCTGTGCAGTccaatctgaagaaaaacaagaCAACCAAGGCAATCCAGCAGTCTCTGACACTCAAACTAAAGCAGACGCCAACAGATGGGCACATCTCAGTGAAGAAAGAGAAGATTGCGATTCCTCCAGTAAAATCCTCCACACCACTCATACAACCCTCATGGGCACCTCATGGAAACAAATTGAAGAAGAGACAATCAGGGAATCGGTCAGTCGACAACATCTCCATCATCTCAATTTCTTCTGATGAGGAATCGGTCAACTCCCGTTGCTGCGCGGCTTGTAGGAAGAAGAAGCTTGGCCTTTGTTCAGCGGACTTGTCTCTGATGCATTGCTCCTCCTCCACTACGCCGCCCTTGAGTGTGTCCCCCACAAGTTCGGTGTCCGTCACCCCTCAGGTCTCCCCCTGCAGTTGTATTTCTTCCCCAGAGTCTGAAAAATCTCTCGGTTTAAATCTGTCCCCCACACCTGACCTAGTCCAGTGGCACGTTAAGTCTCGTACATTTCAGACTTCCAAAGGCAAACCCAGCTCTAAACCCTTACTCAAAACGGCTATAGAAACGCCAGTGTCGGCCTCGGTCTTTCAGAAAACAAGACAAAGAGAGATGAACTCTCAAAGTAAGCAGAATGTTTCAGTCTCCCAGAAGACTCCAGTGAAGAAATCTCTCAGTGTGTCCAAACTAAGAACCTCTCCTAGAAAATCATCTCAACAGCAGCCATCAGAGGGGAGTGGGCAGAGTCAAACCAAAGAAAAGAACAGAAGTATTGAAAAAGAAGTAGCTCCACAGGAAAATAGGCTTGGTGCCAAAGCAACTGTTTCCACTAAAACTTCAGCTGAAAAGTCGACTCCAGTTACAAAACAAACCATGTCACAAAAAACCTCACCCAGAAAATCTCCCATGAAAAAGTTGGACACCGGGAATAATCTGATAATCAAGACGAGATCAAAGGCCGGACTTCCACTGAAGAGGTCAAAGAGAATCATGTCTTCAGCTGCTCAGAGCAGTCCCAAAAAGCCTAGAATGGATTCCAAGTAG
- the LOC105320102 gene encoding uncharacterized protein isoform X2, with amino-acid sequence MKKAKMPEDTKLQHIPQPSEAAKLPQLPPLSIDTMTQVELQDFIPQLVSIMMSNKAGLHRKNSRPDWWPLHLPWTGTKSDLLYQQSNWSEPLRDAIKKCYRHMGQEKLLQVNRCDSKQTSLHGKPVDRLDPSPSYYTGPSPHNHNKRPCQYAEIYICYFCEHEFSDRTQMREHQALCQERPPQLQEAMKIPPQPSDSTQGPPQMSPIKLSLSYKTPRGPKDGFIKMFNLVPKQKADKILARHRNSLDVECEELDYSVPDTPISPTTPRTPKSLISQLSREEGPASRKRLSYSQPGDNEDRESVISGCSEDAEEKATQKGKSLLAIDISSLLGQRIQKHVKADSFIQVIGDSESFCKTPVKNSFYEKLRNRTITFPLSYKPRRKHDGKFVHKYGFNSKQKKEIKKRLKSGLSKESRELLRSLPKCSVDVARLTNWELRRYLSKHSYRKLMNIKPTASVSDSEFPKEPLLMSKNVDKLLGLKKRSELNETKLNQLAPVNVVSEDANAEITKHKLTLYRCLLSDLAAVQSNLKKNKTTKAIQQSLTLKLKQTPTDGHISVKKEKIAIPPVKSSTPLIQPSWAPHGNKLKKRQSGNRSVDNISIISISSDEESVNSRCCAACRKKKLGLCSADLSLMHCSSSTTPPLSVSPTSSVSVTPQVSPCSCISSPESEKSLGLNLSPTPDLVQWHVKSRTFQTSKGKPSSKPLLKTAIETPVSASVFQKTRQREMNSQSKQNVSVSQKTPVKKSLSVSKLRTSPRKSSQQQPSEGSGQSQTKEKNRSIEKEVAPQENRLGAKATVSTKTSAEKSTPVTKQTMSQKTSPRKSPMKKLDTGNNLIIKTRSKAGLPLKRSKRIMSSAAQSSPKKPRMDSK; translated from the exons ATG aaGAAGGCCAAGATGCCAGAGGACACCAAACTACAGCATATCCCACAACCGTCCGAGGCGGCCAAATTACCCCAGTTACCTCCCCTGTCCATCGACACCATGACACAG GTAGAGCTACAGGACTTTATCCCTCAGCTGGTCAGCATCATGATGTCCAATAAGGCCGGCCTCCACAGGAAGAACTCGCGGCCTGACTGGTGGCCACTACACCTTCCCTGGACGGGTACCAAGTCAGACCTACTGTATCAACAG aGTAATTGGTCTGAACCATTGAGAGACGCAATAAAGAAGTGCTACCGCCACATGGGACAAGAAAAGTTGTTACAGGTCAACAGGTGTGACAGCAAACAG ACATCCCTCCACGGTAAACCTGTGGACCGTTTGGACCCCTCCCCCAGCTACTACACTGGACCCTCCCCCCACAACCACA ATAAGAGGCCGTGTCAGTATGCAGAGATCTACATCTGTTACTTCTGTGAGCACGAGTTCTCGGACAGGACTCAAATGAGGGAGCACCAAGCCCTGTGTCAGGAGCGACCTCCCCAACTCCAGGAGGCCATGAAGATACCACCCCAGCCCTCTGACTCCACCCAGGGGCCCCCTCAAATGAGCCCCATCAAACTGTCCCTCAGTTATAAGACCCCCAGGGGCCCCAAAGACGGCTTCATCAAGATGTTTAATCTGGTGCCCAAACAGAAGGCGGACAAGATTCTAGCGCGACACAGGAACAGCCTGGACGTTGAGTGTGAGGAGTTGGATTACTCTGTACCGGACACGCCCATCTCCCCCACAACCCCACGGACACCCAAGTCCCTGATATCGCAGCTCAGTCGAGAGGAAGGCCCTGCCTCCCGAAAGAGGCTCAGTTACTCGCAGCCTGGGGATAACGAGGACCGGGAAAGCGTGATCAGTGGATGCAGTGAAGACGCAGAGGAGAAGGCAACCCAGAAAGGAAAGTCTCTGTTAGCCATCGATATCTCCTCCCTGCTCGGACAGAGGATTCAAAAACACGTCAAAGCAGACTCATTTATTCAGGTGATTGGGGACTCGGAATCATTTTGCAAAACGCCAGTCAAAAACTCTTTCTATGAAAAGCTACGCAACAGAACTATAACCTTCCCACTATCATATAAACCGCGGCGAAAACACGATGGGAAATTTGTGCATAAGTATGGTTTCAACAGCAAACAGAAAAAGGAGATAAAGAAGAGGCTGAAGTCAGGACTCAGCAAAGAGAGTAGAGAGCTTTTGAGAAGTTTACCCAAGTGTTCAGTGGATGTGGCCAGGCTTACAAACTGGGAACTCAGACGATACCTGTCTAAACACTCCTATAGAAAACTTATGAACATAAAACCCACAGCCAGTGTGTCTGATTCAGAATTCCCAAAGGAACCCCTTCTTATGTCTAAAAATGTGGATAAACTTCTTGGTCTGAAGAAAAGGTCTGAGTTGAATGAAACGAAGCTGAATCAGTTGGCTCCAGTGAATGTAGTGTCAGAGGACGCCAATGCAGAGATCACAAAGCATAAGTTGACCCTGTACCGCTGTCTGTTGTCTGATCTAGCTGCTGTGCAGTccaatctgaagaaaaacaagaCAACCAAGGCAATCCAGCAGTCTCTGACACTCAAACTAAAGCAGACGCCAACAGATGGGCACATCTCAGTGAAGAAAGAGAAGATTGCGATTCCTCCAGTAAAATCCTCCACACCACTCATACAACCCTCATGGGCACCTCATGGAAACAAATTGAAGAAGAGACAATCAGGGAATCGGTCAGTCGACAACATCTCCATCATCTCAATTTCTTCTGATGAGGAATCGGTCAACTCCCGTTGCTGCGCGGCTTGTAGGAAGAAGAAGCTTGGCCTTTGTTCAGCGGACTTGTCTCTGATGCATTGCTCCTCCTCCACTACGCCGCCCTTGAGTGTGTCCCCCACAAGTTCGGTGTCCGTCACCCCTCAGGTCTCCCCCTGCAGTTGTATTTCTTCCCCAGAGTCTGAAAAATCTCTCGGTTTAAATCTGTCCCCCACACCTGACCTAGTCCAGTGGCACGTTAAGTCTCGTACATTTCAGACTTCCAAAGGCAAACCCAGCTCTAAACCCTTACTCAAAACGGCTATAGAAACGCCAGTGTCGGCCTCGGTCTTTCAGAAAACAAGACAAAGAGAGATGAACTCTCAAAGTAAGCAGAATGTTTCAGTCTCCCAGAAGACTCCAGTGAAGAAATCTCTCAGTGTGTCCAAACTAAGAACCTCTCCTAGAAAATCATCTCAACAGCAGCCATCAGAGGGGAGTGGGCAGAGTCAAACCAAAGAAAAGAACAGAAGTATTGAAAAAGAAGTAGCTCCACAGGAAAATAGGCTTGGTGCCAAAGCAACTGTTTCCACTAAAACTTCAGCTGAAAAGTCGACTCCAGTTACAAAACAAACCATGTCACAAAAAACCTCACCCAGAAAATCTCCCATGAAAAAGTTGGACACCGGGAATAATCTGATAATCAAGACGAGATCAAAGGCCGGACTTCCACTGAAGAGGTCAAAGAGAATCATGTCTTCAGCTGCTCAGAGCAGTCCCAAAAAGCCTAGAATGGATTCCAAGTAG